Within Triticum dicoccoides isolate Atlit2015 ecotype Zavitan chromosome 1B, WEW_v2.0, whole genome shotgun sequence, the genomic segment AAGGGCTTAGTGTTTgaccaatttttatttatttttgataatTTAGTATTTCAAAGTTTTCAGTAATGTAAAACAGAGATTCATAGTTATGAACAGTTTGGCACATAGCAATGAATTGGCAACCAGTGTTTGATTAAAGTTATAATGTTAAGCCAGATGACTTTCTAAATTTGTAAACATGGAATATGCTAAGCAACTGAGAAAAACTCACTGTGGAAACTACCATTGGCTCCTCATACTTAAAAAAAGCTATCATTGTGTGAAGTCAAAAGCAAATAAATAAAAAATCTAGTGTGCATATCTTACGATGACATGAAAGCAGCCACGCTATCAACAATGAGTAACTTAACATCATTTTGGAGGAGAGTCACCTTCATCTGTTCCAAACTGTAGAAGGGCAAGAAAAACATCAAAAAGAACATTCAAGTGTTTTGTGTGGCATGATGAATTTCTTTTTAACATGTAAATTTTGAGGAGCATCCAACAAAATTATAAAGTGTAAACAATGGCCACACTATATTGGGCAGAAGAGGAGCATTTCAAGAATTGTTAATGAAAGTTTTCTATCATTCATGGAACCTCAGAACGACAATCACTAGACATCAGCCCTCCACAATCCACTGGTTGAGTGTCAGAAAAATATACCTTTTTGTGAAATCAGATAATGATGCTGGTCGCATCACTAGGATCCTGCCAGCCATCTGCACAAAAAATAGAAGGTTTGAAACAACAGCCGAAGAAGTCATGTATAAAGTTAAACTGAAAGATTAAGCATTGCCTGGTATAGGTAAGTAGAAGATGATTATAATAACCTTTTGCGCTAAGCCTTCTTGCCTAAATATTTGAGGAAAGCTTTTCTGACCTATTTCAATCATCCTGCAACATATCATGAAGGTTGATGACTACAGATACTTCTTAAATGACATGCTCGGGACTTGCTGGAACTAAGCTACCTCCGTGAAGAGAACTTGGATTCAGTGTCAATATACACAACTCGACCGTTTAAGCCCCCGTAGCATTCTGGTAAAGTAGCTAACAGCGCAAGCTTCAGACAAAACTGCAGAGTGTGCAAAACTTTCAGCAAATTTATACAGACTAAAAATGTACAACAAAGCAGCACACACTCAGGAGAAAGTAGGCTTCAAATTTGACATATCTATTTGACATACTTGGGATTCACTTTGGAGGGAAATTGTCAAGTGACCCACATGAATGTGTCTTTGAACTGAATATGGTTAACTGAACATGCATTCACAAAAACGTGTCTCTGTACTGCATACGAAAAATTCCGACTAAGAAACCGCCGGTCCAAACCACTAGTAATCAGAAATTAGCACACGATAAACTCGTAAAGCACTGCCAGAAAACATAAATTCACACAATGTGCATTCCTTATACTTCTCTGTTGCATAAGGGTACATGAATTAGTTGCCATTCAGAAACACACAAGCCCACACTGCATATGCACGGCAAAAGCTCGTATGATTACAGCGCCGCTGCACAGAAACGCTTTGTCTCACCTGCGTCTTGCCGATCCCCGAGGGCCCGACAACCTCGGTGAGCTTCCCCAAGGGGATACCTCCGCCCAGAGCCTCGTCCAGCCCGGAGAGCGTGGTGGccagccggccgccgcctcccagccTCACCCGCTCCTCCAGCAGCGCAAGCGCCTGCGCAAACCGGTCGCAAAACATCAATCGCTCCGAAACCCCCAGACCTGAAATGGCGAGAGAGGCGAGGCGGGGTACCGTCTGGCAGGGAGGGCAGGCGAACTCGCTGACGTGGCACACGGCGTCGCGGGCGGTGGCGAGGCCCGCATCCAGCAGGGACATGAGCTCCACCTCCGGCAGCGAGAGCACGTCCTGGGGCGGAGCGGGTTAGAGGCGGCGGCCGGTTTCAGGGGTGAGGGGAGGAGGAAGATGGGGTTTCGTGCGGACGGGGTGGCTGACCTTGGCCGTGgtgaggcggcgggcggcgaggaggtggGCGAGGTGGGGGGGCAGGCACATGTCCGAGACCAGCTTGTTGGCCATCTCGGCCGCCGGTAGGACGCCGGCCaccgggggagaggaggggaatccGGAAATTTTAGTTTTGTTTCCGCGCTCTCCTTTCTTTTTGAGTTTTTGCGGTGGATTTCTTCGTTCGCTTTATTCGAGGAAGAGCTATTTTCAGCAAATGATGATTATTTTTCCGAAATGAAGGATAACATTGCCCTAGCAAATATTTTTATATGGGATTCAACCTCACAAATCAAACAGCCACATGGAAGAAAATTCTAAGGATTataatactccctccttcccataatataagacttTTTTGATACTACACTAATGTTAAAAaatatcttacattatgggaccgaGGGAGTACTTTAAAATTCATATGAAAAAGCCTTTGATTCAAAAAACATTTAGTAGTTTACATGGTTTCTTttgtgtcatcctctatccataaaTTTCGTAttttttgtggggcatatccataaATTAGTTGAATCGTACTAACTAATTTTCCTGCGATTTCTTGAAGCCAAGCTATCACTCTCAATTCAGCTCCTTTCTCCTACTATCCTTTAATGAAAAGCTCATCCCTTTCATATTTCTAATTGTGGTTGATTTTTTTGGGCTCTTCATCCCCTctaaaaggatcgatatggttgactagagaggGATGAATAATCAACTACTAGTTTTTAGCTTTTCTTAATAAATTAGATTTAGCAACAAAtatgttgtctagatgtgcaattaGGTGAGCaaccaacaacaacaccaacaacaacaacgacgacgacaacgacaacgacaacggcAACGGCAACGGCAACGACAACGGCAACGGCAACAGCCGCCGACGCCGACGCTGACGACGAcgccgacaacaacaacaacaaaatgataataattgaatacatgcactcatcaccaagcaaagtgaatgatcatatgagaatataagagataatatcatccaacaagcattaatgtagcatagcatatgatcaaacacatgatcatccaagtatctcataaAAGGCATATTGTATCAAGCATGCACACAAATAACGAAATTCAACCacaaaaaacaagagagaacaaaagcaacactctctctcaaagcctatgatctatacatttttctcccccttggcaacaagttaccaaaaagttcacaaaaaatgcatagtgcttaacgactctcaggcttggtcttcatgaggtggcgttgtgataactccaagaacgaaagcatcagttgatgtagctggagctggtggagtgactgctggagctggtggcactaaagctatagctggtgcagatgatgtagctctagtgtctggaacaggcactacatcatatctctgtcctctgggcactctagcaaatgcatctgtagtagacttgcccttcttctcctccacttcctcctgaagttgctcaacaactgactggatcttagtgaccttgacatcaagatcatagaatttctgctctatgattctctccaagctctcctggtttttgaGTCAggatggccaagcccttctcaatcctcaaggtggaggcaatcaagtagccaagctgatcttgcttactcttcaggaacacttgagatgcctcttcagcagttggcatcttagcagctttttcagcccttgctttctctctcttcttttgtgcttgagctgatgatggttcattttcatccatcacagtGGTGTTGTCCTTaaaatcagggtagatgggcaggtgctccttgtccaacaaatattttcctttgcccatcttggagttgatgagctcctgaatgcgtggggcatatccacaagatctcttctgatcagcagcagttcttttgattgtttccacaatcagactcatgactttgaatttctgaggcacatcaaatatgtgcagcaagttgattgcatggcctctgatcatcttgtgatcacctgacttgggcagcaaagtgtgccttaagatccagttgatagtaggcaatccagacaacaggtaatgtacagagccaaacttatgtgtctctagtgcagcatctgggatctctctgtacatactagccatggagttgtggtcgttcttcttcttgtcatagacatccaagtcatcttcactctcctttggagcattgatcaactcagcccattcttcaactgtggattggtaccttgtaccttcagacatccatacaatcttcccatctgggtagaagtgagatgtggagtaaaactgcatgatgagctcatcattccacttggtgagcttctgggcaacaaagtcatcaactccacaagccttgaagctatcatacactcctggatagtgatcttcattctccatgatgtactcccagtcaacccatctcatgtcacatactataggcttcttgtcaagcagaactgtctcatagaaatcttgttgttccttagtgtggaacatgTAGTCCACTGCAGTTCTTCTTATGACAGCATAGGAATCAGACTGTCTCCATAGTCTCAGTCATGTAttcttcctgagcttcatgtcctctacaactggatgtgcatcattgtggtcaaggatcttgggcttcaactttctaaaGACATGTgagtcatcttcttcatcatcagcagcctcaggcactagggccttgttcttctcttcagctggaatactcctggtgttcctcttaggtgcagacttggccttaggagcagcagccttgggagcatctttgggcttagatggagcagcccctaatCTTATAAcatctcccatcagcttctgagctttaggtgctggagcagcaacctcttcctcttcttccatcattgagggcttcccaacaactctggccatagtcttcttgaccctttctttccttttcttcccttcaggagcagcctctttgggttcagattccaaagttacttgagtagaggctcttgccttagacattggaattcttcTTGCAGGAGCCTTGGTCTTCATTCCTGGCTTTGTGGTAGCAGCTGTgcaatactcctttttcagcaccttattcttagaagtggcctcatcatcaacagccacatagtcctcatcttcagaatctgaggttctcttcttccttgtcctggtggctgcctttggcaaattactaggtgtgctcctgctaccctcatctgaggtactggagggactagtgccctcactcatttgaacttgctcctcagacttgttctgactgtcactctgatctgacatgatgcaaactctgacagcagaccctgggaatagatgtagatgagcatcacaaagcacagaggtttttgcaaaataattgagtcaaaaacttagttttagttttccacagaaagcatttcggagctaccgatttgtaaactcggtgataccgaagcagc encodes:
- the LOC119301622 gene encoding DNA repair protein RAD51 homolog 2-like isoform X1, translated to MANKLVSDMCLPPHLAHLLAARRLTTAKDVLSLPEVELMSLLDAGLATARDAVCHVSEFACPPCQTALALLEERVRLGGGGRLATTLSGLDEALGGGIPLGKLTEVVGPSGIGKTQFCLKLALLATLPECYGGLNGRVVYIDTESKFSSRRMIEIGQKSFPQIFRQEGLAQKMAGRILVMRPASLSDFTKSLEQMKVTLLQNDVKLLIVDSVAAFMSSENERGTTGFTQHPLRWALSFLKSIAELTRIPVVVSNQVRSQSNDDGYHYSFEVKRMGDGDGAERLESHLVAALGIQWAHAVTIRLVFESHSGQRFIKVAKSPMSPAVAFPFIVESSGITLLNDEGIDVSGPEITSIRCQGQNLLGLLPFES
- the LOC119301622 gene encoding DNA repair protein RAD51 homolog 2-like isoform X2 yields the protein MANKLVSDMCLPPHLAHLLAARRLTTAKDVLSLPEVELMSLLDAGLATARDAVCHVSEFACPPCQTALALLEERVRLGGGGRLATTLSGLDEALGGGIPLGKLTEVVGPSGIGKTQMAGRILVMRPASLSDFTKSLEQMKVTLLQNDVKLLIVDSVAAFMSSENERGTTGFTQHPLRWALSFLKSIAELTRIPVVVSNQVRSQSNDDGYHYSFEVKRMGDGDGAERLESHLVAALGIQWAHAVTIRLVFESHSGQRFIKVAKSPMSPAVAFPFIVESSGITLLNDEGIDVSGPEITSIRCQGQNLLGLLPFES